Proteins from a genomic interval of Candidatus Nomurabacteria bacterium:
- the murJ gene encoding murein biosynthesis integral membrane protein MurJ: MPVRKIAKKASGRINVGPAAALLAASALLGNLLGLLRERLIIANFGFSIQTDAYRAAFALPDFMYFALIAGVLSVSFIPVFSQRYHGGNKKSAWEVTSSLLNLIGIASAVIGVFVLIFAGPILRNLIAPGLDPETQFLAVSMMRIFAINPILFGISSVLTSVQQAKGRFLFYAIAPIMYSMGIIFGTLVLAPRLGIMGVAYGVVIGAISQLVIVALGLRGQGVVYSPNIFWKNRGFKDVLKTAPIRSIDQGIDYLITLIELNRASVLAVGSIATYSAAIQLFNVPVGIVGMAISTAAFPKMSERLGQGRPDLFKKELQQTVRVMFWLAVPAAILTFFCRGYLARILASRGEPVVAAVLGVLAILVIFKVLYHILARAFYAQQDTRTPLKVSILTLILSIVLIFWLSSQDRYGLVGLAMASAISGTIEVVAMSLLLNKKLHGGFLNKGLFEPLPRILAIGGATAFTTYIMVNLLPVSANDQGFFPLIPKFLTICLVSGIFYVSLSYIAKLQEIKPFVDKVIKLGKKPVIVQ, from the coding sequence ATGCCGGTAAGAAAGATAGCTAAAAAAGCCAGTGGGAGGATAAATGTTGGTCCTGCGGCTGCTCTCCTTGCGGCTAGTGCGTTACTTGGGAATCTGCTGGGGTTACTCAGAGAGAGATTGATTATTGCTAACTTTGGATTTAGTATCCAAACTGATGCTTATCGAGCTGCATTTGCCTTGCCAGATTTTATGTATTTTGCCCTAATTGCTGGAGTGCTTAGTGTTAGCTTTATACCTGTTTTTAGCCAAAGATATCATGGAGGTAACAAAAAAAGTGCTTGGGAGGTTACAAGTAGCTTATTAAACTTAATTGGAATTGCTTCGGCTGTAATCGGAGTGTTTGTGCTAATTTTTGCCGGACCAATTTTAAGAAACTTAATTGCCCCAGGGCTTGATCCTGAAACTCAGTTCTTAGCTGTAAGTATGATGCGTATCTTTGCTATAAACCCTATTTTGTTTGGTATAAGTTCAGTCTTAACTTCTGTGCAGCAAGCTAAGGGGAGATTTTTGTTCTATGCAATAGCTCCAATAATGTATAGTATGGGTATTATTTTTGGAACATTAGTTCTCGCTCCAAGATTAGGGATCATGGGTGTAGCGTATGGTGTGGTTATTGGAGCGATATCTCAACTTGTAATAGTGGCATTAGGCTTAAGAGGACAAGGAGTTGTTTATAGCCCTAATATTTTCTGGAAGAATCGTGGTTTTAAAGATGTACTTAAAACTGCGCCAATAAGAAGCATTGATCAGGGAATTGACTATTTAATTACTCTTATCGAACTTAACCGAGCCTCAGTTTTAGCGGTAGGATCAATTGCAACTTACAGTGCGGCAATACAACTATTTAATGTGCCGGTTGGGATTGTGGGGATGGCAATATCTACGGCTGCCTTCCCTAAAATGAGCGAAAGACTAGGTCAGGGTCGACCAGATCTTTTTAAGAAAGAGCTGCAACAAACTGTGAGAGTAATGTTCTGGTTAGCTGTGCCGGCAGCAATTTTAACATTCTTCTGTAGGGGATATTTAGCAAGAATTCTAGCAAGTAGAGGGGAGCCTGTTGTGGCGGCAGTGCTTGGAGTGTTGGCAATATTAGTTATCTTTAAAGTTTTATATCACATTTTAGCTCGTGCTTTTTACGCTCAACAAGACACTAGAACACCACTTAAGGTGTCTATATTAACCTTAATATTGAGCATTGTGTTGATCTTCTGGTTATCAAGTCAGGATAGATATGGCTTGGTTGGTCTAGCAATGGCTTCGGCAATATCTGGCACTATTGAAGTTGTTGCGATGTCTTTATTGCTTAACAAGAAACTTCATGGAGGATTTTTGAACAAAGGCTTGTTCGAACCGTTACCGAGAATTTTAGCAATTGGTGGAGCAACAGCTTTTACGACATATATCATGGTAAATCTTTTACCAGTTAGTGCCAATGATCAGGGATTTTTCCCGCTTATACCTAAGTTTTTAACAATATGTTTAGTTAGCGGGATATTCTATGTATCTCTTAGCTATATTGCAAAACTACAAGAAATCAAACCTTTTGTAGATAAAGTAATTAAACTAGGTAAAAAACCAGTTATTGTCCAATAG
- a CDS encoding ATP-dependent Clp protease proteolytic subunit yields the protein MIPTVIEPTHQGERAFDIYSRLLRDRIIFVPEINQDTANLIVAQLLFLQSEDSKKPIQMYINSPGGSITAGLAIIDTMHHIKPEVHTICIGVAASMGAVILSQGAKGKRFALPHSEVMIHQASGGVEGQASNIVITAEFIIKLQNKLYKLLAESTSRTTEQIEKDADRDYWMSADVALKYGVIDEIIDKA from the coding sequence TTGATTCCTACTGTGATTGAGCCGACACATCAAGGCGAGAGAGCGTTTGATATTTATTCTCGACTTTTGAGAGATAGGATAATTTTTGTGCCTGAAATTAATCAAGATACTGCTAATCTAATTGTTGCCCAGCTTCTTTTTTTGCAGTCAGAAGATAGTAAAAAGCCAATACAGATGTATATAAATTCTCCTGGTGGATCAATCACAGCAGGTTTAGCAATTATTGACACAATGCATCATATTAAGCCAGAGGTTCACACAATTTGTATTGGCGTTGCCGCTAGTATGGGGGCAGTTATTTTATCTCAAGGAGCAAAAGGTAAAAGGTTTGCTCTACCTCATAGTGAAGTAATGATCCACCAGGCTTCTGGAGGTGTAGAAGGGCAAGCCAGCAATATAGTTATTACTGCAGAGTTTATTATCAAGTTACAGAACAAGCTATATAAATTACTTGCAGAAAGCACTAGTAGAACTACTGAGCAGATAGAAAAAGATGCTGATCGTGATTACTGGATGAGTGCTGATGTGGCTTTAAAATATGGGGTTATTGATGAGATCATAGATAAAGCTTAA